In Leptospira ellinghausenii, the following proteins share a genomic window:
- a CDS encoding polysaccharide lyase, which produces MKPFRYPNRFQQCVGLTCIFCLSFFQCQKEKDNETLNLLAGTALAYQAATSIICTSEQLNKTQNGRIFQTSFESTSEFSNFYSVPSPYQSVATHGQSTEQKRTGTYSHKANISGLGPTCFYPQNCNHRGYPTIQLNKLPSGGFKTPVLIELYVYLDMDLTSNQDWFSFATYSADPTDLWRRVVLVNIDASDYVYLMHVPVHNQNVHTYQVTNLSFPRRQWKKLTTCLDFSPQGGMAKLWVDTTLVSTANVAGGCGVLEQAHFGLYASPTLSSGSIYNDDLRIQEVSVCP; this is translated from the coding sequence GTGAAACCCTTTCGATACCCAAATCGTTTCCAACAATGTGTGGGACTCACCTGTATTTTTTGTCTCAGTTTTTTCCAATGCCAAAAAGAAAAGGATAACGAAACCTTAAATCTGTTAGCCGGGACAGCTCTAGCCTACCAAGCAGCAACTTCAATCATTTGTACAAGCGAACAATTGAATAAAACGCAAAACGGACGGATTTTCCAAACCAGTTTTGAATCCACAAGTGAGTTCTCAAACTTTTATAGTGTTCCATCCCCCTACCAGTCAGTTGCTACCCATGGACAAAGTACGGAACAAAAAAGAACTGGAACTTATTCACACAAAGCAAACATTTCAGGACTTGGTCCTACTTGTTTTTATCCACAAAATTGTAACCATAGAGGTTATCCCACGATTCAACTAAACAAACTACCGTCAGGTGGATTCAAAACACCCGTTTTAATTGAATTGTATGTGTATTTAGACATGGATTTAACAAGTAACCAAGATTGGTTTAGTTTTGCCACGTATTCAGCAGATCCCACTGATTTATGGCGGAGGGTGGTTCTTGTGAATATTGATGCGAGTGATTATGTATACCTCATGCATGTCCCAGTTCACAATCAAAATGTCCATACATACCAAGTCACAAACTTAAGTTTTCCTCGAAGGCAATGGAAAAAACTAACAACTTGTTTGGATTTTTCTCCGCAAGGTGGGATGGCAAAGCTTTGGGTGGATACAACATTAGTATCAACAGCAAATGTTGCGGGTGGGTGTGGAGTATTGGAACAAGCACATTTTGGATTGTATGCCTCTCCTACTTTGAGTTCTGGTTCCATTTATAATGATGATTTACGGATCCAAGAAGTAAGTGTTTGCCCATAG
- a CDS encoding putative glycoside hydrolase produces the protein MKPLFTFLLLFVFVSCQSVSSTKSQQKSGSIQEPPEFIEGLYINTKTIRDKKRWSLLFQVMKDAGMNTAVVDMQPYPPTPEQVAEAKALGIYMVARVVNFEGGLLEKTPNANLVSSIQKSIRKACELGFPEIQLDYIRYADGGTNFSMSYEKRYESILGIIKDHKEKTKDSCPSDTKWSADIFGRVPFIENDIIGQKVEPFSEELNGLYPMLYPSHFYGLTKRVADPYGTIKDGLDLTVKRAKQGTKAIAWVQGFNMMVGPSKLSYTDYIKVQMQGAKDSAGHGFIVWNAGNEYLETMNAYEKYKKEPTPNSTKVSKNEE, from the coding sequence ATGAAACCATTATTCACATTCCTACTCTTATTTGTTTTTGTCTCCTGCCAGTCGGTCTCCTCCACCAAAAGCCAACAAAAATCGGGTTCTATCCAGGAACCACCAGAATTTATAGAAGGGCTCTACATCAATACCAAAACCATACGAGATAAAAAACGATGGAGTTTACTTTTCCAAGTCATGAAAGATGCAGGAATGAATACTGCTGTAGTCGATATGCAACCTTACCCACCCACCCCAGAACAAGTCGCAGAAGCAAAAGCACTCGGTATTTATATGGTAGCACGAGTTGTCAACTTCGAAGGTGGTTTACTAGAAAAAACACCTAATGCAAACCTTGTATCTTCCATCCAAAAATCAATTCGTAAGGCTTGTGAATTAGGATTCCCTGAAATTCAATTGGATTACATTCGATATGCTGACGGTGGCACTAACTTTAGTATGAGTTATGAAAAACGATATGAATCGATTTTAGGAATCATCAAAGACCACAAAGAAAAAACAAAGGACAGTTGCCCGAGTGATACAAAGTGGTCTGCTGATATTTTTGGAAGGGTTCCTTTCATTGAAAATGATATCATTGGGCAAAAAGTAGAACCGTTTAGTGAGGAATTGAATGGTCTGTATCCCATGTTGTATCCTTCTCATTTTTACGGTTTGACGAAACGTGTTGCTGACCCATATGGAACGATTAAAGATGGACTCGATTTGACTGTAAAACGTGCCAAACAAGGCACCAAAGCTATAGCCTGGGTACAAGGTTTTAATATGATGGTAGGTCCAAGTAAGTTGAGTTATACAGACTATATCAAAGTGCAGATGCAAGGGGCAAAAGATTCTGCAGGCCATGGTTTTATTGTTTGGAATGCAGGGAATGAATACCTAGAAACCATGAATGCATATGAAAAATATAAAAAGGAACCAACACCTAACAGCACAAAAGTATCCAAAAACGAAGAATAA
- a CDS encoding ribonuclease D codes for MTQKRSTIKPVVLQGDLNEDFFEAFKKDDRLAVDCEMMGLNPRRDRLCVVQISDSKNKVALVQILPGQKEAPHIQKLFESKDITKIFHFARMDMTFLRARLGIKVQNVFCTKIASKLARTYTDKHGLKELIREFFEENIDKKNQSSDWGKKILTKDQVDYASTDVRFLISLESILTEMMIRENRFAIAEKCFGFLETQVELDLLEVYNLFEH; via the coding sequence ATGACCCAAAAACGTTCAACTATAAAACCAGTCGTTTTACAAGGAGATCTGAACGAAGATTTTTTTGAAGCCTTTAAAAAAGATGACCGGTTAGCAGTCGATTGTGAGATGATGGGGCTCAATCCCAGAAGGGACAGGCTTTGTGTCGTTCAAATTTCCGATTCTAAAAATAAAGTCGCTTTAGTTCAAATCCTCCCTGGCCAAAAAGAAGCCCCTCATATCCAAAAATTATTCGAATCAAAAGACATTACCAAAATTTTCCATTTTGCTCGTATGGACATGACGTTCCTTCGCGCACGGCTTGGTATCAAAGTACAAAATGTATTTTGTACCAAAATCGCAAGTAAATTGGCACGCACTTATACCGATAAACACGGGTTAAAGGAACTGATTAGAGAGTTTTTTGAAGAGAACATTGACAAAAAAAACCAAAGTTCCGATTGGGGGAAAAAAATCCTCACCAAAGACCAAGTGGACTATGCTTCCACTGATGTACGTTTTTTGATCTCCCTCGAATCTATTTTGACCGAAATGATGATCCGTGAAAACAGGTTTGCTATTGCAGAAAAATGTTTCGGTTTTTTAGAAACACAAGTGGAACTTGATTTACTAGAAGTGTACAATCTCTTCGAACACTGA
- a CDS encoding esterase/lipase family protein, which translates to MIQILINSLAGKTVSLTQKTTDSLLKGVQFLVHGSLSKTGDGLDLLSNAFFYKPEWREALQKLGVQVKDKGIRSNEEFQKTIELTNQAFDKALFKVELTAKKSDDMVFDNRMVSSILGSSHNQKFKLTKIDMSFRTFGKDITAKETISEYLNSGKSKSVLFLPGLFTDETVWQEQTVEYKDRKITSPGLATELAECGYFSFYLRYNHGLPIHENGKKLMHLLDVFFEENKEIHPDIICYSLGCLIFRSCMYHAKLENKTWITRLGKITLVASPNKGSYLEKIGFWLGFLFEKSPNVALKIIGMIGNLRSDAIKDLSFGLIRKEEKGWKETISGYFAETYFGELDDLDVYQAYALMEGPENPLQNFLGDGIVEKKSLTYLTDKVFDKKPNPALRTLELKKQNHFSIISSRPLIHWVKEVFGVAPKV; encoded by the coding sequence GTGATCCAAATCCTTATCAATTCTCTTGCTGGCAAAACCGTATCCCTCACCCAAAAAACAACAGACTCGCTACTCAAAGGAGTTCAATTTTTAGTCCATGGCAGTTTGTCCAAAACGGGAGATGGTTTGGATCTTTTATCCAATGCCTTTTTTTATAAACCTGAATGGAGGGAAGCACTCCAAAAACTCGGTGTTCAAGTGAAGGACAAAGGTATCCGATCCAATGAAGAATTCCAAAAAACGATCGAACTCACAAACCAAGCCTTTGACAAAGCACTCTTCAAAGTAGAACTCACAGCCAAAAAAAGTGATGATATGGTGTTCGATAACCGGATGGTCTCAAGTATATTAGGAAGTTCTCATAACCAAAAATTCAAACTCACAAAAATTGACATGAGTTTTCGAACCTTTGGAAAGGACATCACTGCAAAAGAAACCATCTCAGAATACCTAAACTCGGGAAAATCAAAATCGGTCTTATTTTTACCGGGACTTTTTACGGACGAAACGGTTTGGCAAGAACAAACTGTCGAATACAAGGACAGGAAAATTACATCTCCAGGCCTTGCTACGGAACTTGCGGAATGCGGATACTTCTCTTTTTATCTCAGATACAACCATGGTCTGCCCATCCATGAAAATGGAAAAAAACTCATGCACTTACTTGACGTATTCTTCGAAGAAAACAAAGAGATCCATCCAGATATCATCTGTTATAGTTTGGGTTGTTTGATTTTTCGATCCTGTATGTATCATGCAAAATTAGAAAACAAAACTTGGATTACAAGGCTTGGAAAAATCACACTGGTTGCATCACCAAATAAAGGTTCGTATTTGGAAAAAATTGGCTTTTGGTTAGGATTTTTATTTGAAAAAAGTCCTAACGTTGCCTTAAAGATCATTGGAATGATTGGTAATTTACGAAGTGATGCCATCAAAGACTTATCGTTTGGTCTCATCCGAAAAGAAGAAAAAGGTTGGAAGGAAACAATCTCAGGATACTTTGCAGAGACTTATTTTGGTGAATTGGATGATTTGGATGTGTACCAAGCATATGCGCTCATGGAAGGCCCTGAGAATCCATTACAGAATTTTTTAGGTGATGGAATTGTTGAGAAAAAAAGCCTAACCTACTTAACGGACAAAGTGTTCGATAAAAAACCAAATCCTGCACTTCGTACATTAGAATTAAAAAAACAAAACCATTTTTCCATCATTAGCTCGCGACCCCTCATCCATTGGGTGAAAGAAGTATTTGGTGTGGCACCAAAAGTTTAA
- a CDS encoding esterase/lipase family protein gives MKKKIVIGFLATLLSFPTSGLFAGPLDGQCIALVHGILGFDDTQGLAGGLVKYWGGLDGYLRSQGAKVTTPGSSATNSIPVRASQIQSAVSTWMTANGCSKVHLMGHSQGGLVIRYMVSNLGFAGKTQTVTTINSLHQGAPMADIVLAAIPSWLQPFANSALGLLAKLVYRDGRPQDAIAMGKSLTVSYVKTFNANSPNKSGIKYYSYGSQMAWADLIQHPVMALTHPITWAGGLFYGLGGGNDGVVPLNSQKWGTWKGTPSSYWFATGIDHLQATNLAWSGQNFYDVQGHYLNIAKNAKAGL, from the coding sequence ATGAAAAAGAAAATCGTAATCGGGTTTTTAGCGACCCTTCTCTCCTTCCCCACATCAGGTCTGTTTGCTGGTCCTTTGGATGGCCAATGCATCGCTCTTGTTCACGGGATTTTAGGATTTGACGACACTCAAGGACTCGCTGGTGGTCTCGTTAAGTATTGGGGAGGCCTTGATGGTTACCTCCGTAGCCAAGGCGCGAAAGTCACAACACCTGGAAGTTCTGCGACAAATTCCATTCCTGTTCGTGCAAGCCAAATCCAATCTGCAGTATCCACTTGGATGACAGCAAACGGTTGTTCTAAGGTACATTTGATGGGACACAGCCAAGGTGGTCTTGTGATCCGTTATATGGTGTCCAATCTTGGATTTGCTGGAAAAACACAAACGGTTACCACGATCAACTCCCTTCACCAAGGGGCACCAATGGCTGACATCGTTCTAGCAGCGATTCCTAGTTGGTTACAACCTTTTGCAAACTCAGCCCTCGGTTTACTTGCAAAACTAGTGTACCGTGACGGTCGTCCTCAAGATGCCATCGCAATGGGAAAATCTCTTACTGTGAGTTATGTAAAAACATTTAATGCAAATTCACCAAACAAATCTGGTATCAAATACTATTCTTACGGAAGCCAAATGGCATGGGCAGACCTCATCCAACACCCTGTTATGGCACTCACTCACCCGATCACTTGGGCAGGTGGATTGTTCTACGGGTTAGGTGGAGGAAATGATGGCGTGGTTCCATTGAATTCTCAAAAATGGGGAACTTGGAAAGGAACTCCTTCTTCTTATTGGTTTGCAACAGGAATTGACCACCTACAAGCAACGAACTTGGCATGGAGTGGACAAAACTTTTATGATGTGCAAGGACATTACTTAAACATCGCTAAAAACGCAAAAGCTGGATTATAA
- a CDS encoding lipase family alpha/beta hydrolase, with protein sequence MNSKKKNLVCLLALLLFTTGVHAGARKTVYPVVFAHGLSGFDNLLGYYYFGNDYGTFVGDPCDEFLETACNGSISSSQKALAASVTPFQSSEVRGTQLADRIQNYMTSTGATKVNIIGHSQGGIDARKAAAVLRARYGRQVVHALISVSSPHRGSPTAKYILDLGPGVTSVVNALAKLFGNAIYGSGNDGIAAAKQLVYNDYSSTDGITTGMKAFNTNYNVNSSNAAYWGSIITAQDSINTNPALYLLKEGFYNIDGDGYCVDDCDNDGAAGKGDGTRGNNDDDGLVGINSQQMGDRLQYNECALCFDWITVNTSLGYVSNLNAPTSAQMTSKSSVVSQDHLDVVGVPPDTFDEEEFYASILDFIVSKGG encoded by the coding sequence ATGAACTCTAAAAAGAAAAATCTTGTTTGCCTCCTCGCCCTTTTGTTGTTCACAACAGGGGTACATGCAGGCGCAAGAAAAACAGTATATCCAGTTGTGTTTGCACATGGATTGTCTGGATTCGACAACTTACTTGGATACTACTACTTTGGTAACGACTACGGTACCTTCGTGGGTGATCCATGTGACGAGTTTTTGGAAACAGCGTGTAACGGTAGCATTAGCTCCAGTCAAAAAGCGTTAGCAGCAAGTGTAACTCCCTTCCAATCTTCGGAAGTCAGAGGAACACAACTAGCAGATCGCATTCAAAACTATATGACCTCCACGGGAGCAACCAAAGTCAATATCATTGGTCACTCACAAGGTGGAATTGATGCAAGAAAAGCAGCTGCTGTTTTAAGAGCACGTTATGGTAGACAAGTTGTCCATGCTCTTATCTCCGTATCAAGTCCGCATAGAGGATCTCCTACTGCGAAGTACATCCTTGATTTAGGCCCTGGTGTTACTTCCGTTGTCAATGCACTGGCAAAACTTTTCGGAAACGCAATTTATGGTTCCGGAAATGATGGAATTGCAGCGGCAAAACAATTGGTTTATAACGACTATTCATCTACAGATGGGATCACCACTGGAATGAAGGCATTTAACACAAATTATAATGTGAACTCAAGTAATGCCGCATATTGGGGTTCTATCATCACAGCACAAGATAGCATCAACACAAACCCAGCATTGTACCTTCTGAAAGAAGGATTTTACAACATTGATGGTGATGGATATTGTGTAGATGATTGTGATAATGATGGTGCCGCTGGAAAAGGTGATGGCACTCGTGGTAACAATGACGATGACGGACTTGTTGGGATCAATTCACAACAAATGGGTGATCGTTTGCAATACAACGAATGTGCACTTTGTTTCGACTGGATTACCGTGAATACAAGCCTTGGTTATGTAAGTAACTTAAATGCTCCAACATCTGCACAAATGACTTCAAAGTCTTCTGTGGTGAGCCAAGACCATTTAGATGTGGTTGGTGTTCCACCAGATACATTTGATGAAGAAGAATTTTATGCTTCGATTTTAGATTTCATCGTCTCTAAAGGCGGTTAA
- a CDS encoding histone deacetylase family protein yields the protein MKTGISFHSSFLDHKTGTGHPETHVRLESILEKISDLPFQSFEWIKTFKEAPLSLISMIHDPNYVHLVGKVCEEKGSGYLDGDTVFSPNSFQAASFAVGAGVTLAQDILNGKLKNGMALVRPPGHHAEADHAMGFCLFNNIAITAKYLQTQGIKRILILDWDVHHGNGTQHQFYEDDSVYFVSLHQYPFYPGTGSSEEKGSGKGFGTTLNLPMARGAEEKEYLDQFLKVHKEMETFQPEFVLVSAGFDAHVKDPLAGMNLHTSSYEKLTEEVKKIANTYSAGKLLSFLEGGYDFQALSESVKVHLEALAI from the coding sequence ATGAAAACAGGCATCTCATTCCATTCCTCTTTTTTGGATCACAAAACTGGAACAGGTCATCCGGAAACCCATGTACGTTTAGAATCAATTTTAGAAAAAATTTCTGACTTACCTTTCCAATCTTTTGAATGGATAAAAACGTTTAAGGAAGCTCCTTTGTCATTAATTTCGATGATTCACGATCCAAATTACGTACATTTGGTGGGAAAGGTTTGTGAAGAAAAAGGATCTGGGTATTTGGATGGAGATACTGTTTTTTCACCAAATTCGTTTCAGGCGGCAAGTTTTGCAGTTGGGGCAGGTGTAACACTTGCGCAAGACATTTTAAATGGTAAATTGAAAAACGGTATGGCTCTTGTTCGGCCTCCAGGACATCATGCGGAAGCAGATCATGCGATGGGATTTTGTTTATTCAATAATATCGCAATCACAGCAAAATACCTTCAGACACAAGGGATCAAACGGATTTTGATTTTGGATTGGGACGTGCATCACGGAAATGGCACCCAACATCAGTTTTACGAAGATGACTCAGTTTATTTTGTATCTCTCCACCAATACCCTTTTTACCCAGGAACTGGTTCTTCGGAGGAGAAGGGAAGTGGGAAAGGTTTTGGAACCACCTTAAATTTGCCTATGGCACGAGGTGCCGAAGAAAAGGAATATTTAGACCAATTTCTAAAGGTCCATAAAGAGATGGAAACTTTCCAACCTGAATTTGTGTTGGTTTCAGCTGGGTTTGATGCCCACGTAAAAGACCCGTTAGCTGGCATGAACTTACATACATCTTCTTATGAAAAACTGACCGAAGAAGTGAAAAAAATTGCAAACACCTACTCTGCAGGTAAACTTTTATCGTTTTTGGAAGGTGGGTACGATTTCCAAGCACTTTCAGAATCTGTGAAAGTGCATTTGGAGGCTTTGGCAATTTAA
- the radA gene encoding DNA repair protein RadA codes for MAKKQLPQYQCKACGDIFSRWAGKCPSCGEWNQIEETSNTSQGRFDSPIITKPRDRKYTEPKSIGSIVSDAHTRTLTGFSELDLVLGGGIVPGSLVLVGGEPGVGKSTLVLEIAKNIANQGTVLYISGEESASQIGLRAKRMGVDSKNILLSSEVYAENISQMITDLQPKVVFIDSIQTILKESLVNQAGTITQLRESSQVFLETAKRTSVPIFLIGHITKEGQIAGPKVLEHLVDTVLYFEGDRFNYYRILRAVKNRFGAVGDTAIFEMVLGGLKQVLDRHRLFISPETEERSGSVLSSVMEGSRAISVEVQALVTKSAFGQARRMAEGLDNRRVILLSAVIEKYLGLPLSESDIFSNLAGGLSVDEPSLDLAITASIVSSFRDKPISRETGYLGEVGLSGEVRSVGQISLRIKELAGIGISHIYIPHGNWKEVEGMFPSIQLSPIKHLQELGL; via the coding sequence ATGGCAAAAAAACAACTCCCACAATACCAATGTAAGGCCTGCGGAGATATCTTTAGCAGGTGGGCAGGAAAATGCCCATCTTGTGGTGAATGGAACCAAATAGAAGAAACATCTAACACTTCCCAAGGAAGGTTCGATTCTCCCATCATCACAAAACCAAGGGACAGAAAGTACACAGAACCAAAGTCCATTGGTTCAATTGTAAGTGATGCCCACACAAGGACTCTCACTGGTTTTAGTGAACTTGATTTGGTACTCGGGGGCGGGATTGTTCCTGGCAGTTTGGTGTTAGTTGGTGGTGAACCAGGTGTTGGAAAGTCTACTCTGGTATTAGAAATTGCGAAAAACATCGCAAACCAAGGCACAGTTTTGTACATCTCGGGAGAAGAGTCAGCATCTCAAATTGGACTTCGTGCCAAACGGATGGGAGTAGATTCTAAAAATATCCTTCTTTCATCGGAAGTGTATGCAGAAAACATCTCACAAATGATTACGGATTTACAACCAAAAGTTGTTTTTATCGATTCCATCCAAACCATTTTAAAAGAAAGTCTTGTGAACCAAGCAGGAACCATCACACAACTCCGTGAGTCTTCCCAAGTTTTTTTAGAAACCGCCAAACGTACGTCAGTTCCCATTTTTCTCATTGGTCATATTACAAAAGAAGGCCAAATTGCAGGTCCAAAAGTTTTGGAACATTTGGTGGATACTGTATTGTACTTTGAAGGGGACAGATTTAATTATTATCGAATTTTACGAGCTGTCAAAAATCGATTTGGAGCAGTGGGAGACACTGCGATATTCGAAATGGTACTAGGTGGACTCAAACAGGTCCTCGATCGCCACCGATTATTCATCTCACCCGAAACTGAGGAAAGGTCAGGAAGTGTTTTATCTTCTGTGATGGAAGGATCTCGGGCCATCAGTGTTGAAGTACAAGCGCTTGTCACCAAATCAGCGTTTGGCCAAGCGAGACGTATGGCCGAAGGGCTTGATAACCGCCGAGTGATTTTACTTTCTGCAGTGATTGAAAAGTATTTGGGTCTTCCTCTTTCAGAGTCAGATATCTTTAGTAATTTAGCAGGTGGACTGAGTGTTGACGAACCAAGTTTAGACCTTGCGATCACAGCTTCGATTGTTTCTTCGTTTCGAGACAAACCCATCTCACGTGAAACAGGTTATTTGGGAGAAGTGGGACTCTCTGGTGAAGTTAGAAGTGTTGGCCAAATCAGTTTGCGCATCAAAGAACTCGCGGGAATTGGGATCAGTCATATATATATCCCTCATGGCAATTGGAAAGAAGTGGAAGGAATGTTTCCTTCCATCCAACTTTCTCCCATCAAACATTTACAAGAATTAGGTTTATAA
- a CDS encoding lipase secretion chaperone, with protein sequence MDFKKILLVVILFLILFTSLLFFLKQSDDGGVSKNSLSPEEQMANDRISPMGNGEGFWDEAISPFREDRTKPYLELLDDLKSGKINFVWEVWALRRKCKPDFTPDQCNATILAYIDAEYESPDKEKVKDLFVSYFRYEEEYRKWEQPTDLPFLELYEKIKSKRREVLSDKADLIFGMEESQVSFMEGTNNFIKQSANLPADLRVKQFEEFKKRTYGNYYDSLVSREDKFDHYQMEMSLRDKEFATISDPKEKEKYLFKIESKYFGKEKAENLASERKKETKLSESISSYETKEKEFLKENANLSQAEKEKKLKELRIQMLGSEEEADAYLRRKNIEEAGK encoded by the coding sequence ATGGATTTTAAAAAAATATTACTCGTTGTTATCCTCTTTCTCATTCTTTTCACCAGTTTACTTTTTTTTCTAAAACAATCAGACGACGGTGGGGTTTCCAAAAATTCTCTATCACCAGAAGAACAAATGGCAAATGACCGAATTTCCCCAATGGGTAATGGAGAAGGGTTTTGGGATGAGGCAATCTCTCCCTTTCGAGAAGACAGAACCAAACCTTATTTAGAGTTACTTGATGACCTTAAATCGGGTAAGATCAATTTTGTTTGGGAAGTGTGGGCCTTAAGACGTAAATGTAAACCTGATTTTACACCTGACCAGTGTAATGCGACTATCCTTGCCTATATTGATGCTGAATATGAATCCCCAGACAAAGAAAAAGTAAAAGATCTATTTGTTTCCTATTTTCGATATGAAGAAGAATACCGAAAGTGGGAACAACCAACGGACCTTCCATTTTTGGAGTTGTATGAAAAAATTAAATCCAAACGTAGAGAGGTTCTTTCTGATAAAGCAGACCTTATTTTTGGAATGGAAGAATCACAAGTTAGCTTTATGGAAGGTACAAATAATTTTATCAAACAATCAGCAAACCTTCCTGCTGATCTTCGTGTAAAACAGTTCGAAGAGTTTAAGAAAAGAACCTATGGGAACTACTATGATTCATTGGTTTCCAGAGAAGATAAATTTGATCATTACCAAATGGAAATGTCTCTTCGTGATAAAGAGTTTGCTACAATTTCGGACCCAAAAGAAAAAGAAAAATACCTGTTTAAGATTGAATCCAAATATTTTGGGAAAGAAAAAGCAGAGAATTTAGCGAGTGAACGTAAAAAAGAAACAAAACTTTCTGAATCAATTTCTTCCTACGAAACAAAAGAGAAGGAATTTTTAAAAGAAAATGCCAATCTTTCCCAAGCGGAGAAAGAGAAAAAATTGAAAGAACTGAGAATCCAAATGTTAGGATCAGAAGAAGAAGCAGATGCCTATTTAAGGAGAAAAAATATAGAGGAAGCAGGGAAATAA